A stretch of Sphingomonas sp. JUb134 DNA encodes these proteins:
- the treY gene encoding malto-oligosyltrehalose synthase has product MTPRATYRFQFHRDFTFADAEALVPYLDRLGVSHVYASPITTARSGSTHGYDVVDPTTINPELGGEEAFRSLVKALRARDMGVIIDIVPNHMGVAGSENGWWMDVLAHGQGSAYARFFDIDWLEPVLLPVLGTPLSEALDQGALTIEVEDGKRFVTAYGEHRFPLRDEDQAGSATTDPQEIRAVLERQHYRLASWRTANDALNWRRFFTVSELAGLRIEDPEVFEAVHALPLRLYAEGLIDGVRVDHVDGLTDPAGYCRTLRARLDATPRPADAPPGPAYLVIEKILGAGEPLSDDWGVDGTSGYDFMEEVAALLHAPEGEAPLDRLWEEISGRPADFEAEELEARRHMLAWAFEGQLTRCVQAFTALAASTPETEGLTRGMLRRAIERLLWVFPVYRTYGTGDAAPEGDAEIREIARSRVAAHVPPGEEAVVDRVLEWLAGTGPGDTELAAEAVRRFQQLSAPIAAKAVEDTAFYRFGRLLSRNDVGFDATRFSASIAEFHADAVGRAERFPRGMLATATHDHKRGEDMRARLAVLSELPDTWRETVLRWHALAAPHADGVDPGDVYMLFQTLFGAWPDGLAIDDADGLVAFADRVVAWQQKALREAKLRSSWEAPNEAYEGAAEGLVRALLDPGKSGDFLADLQAFLARTAAPARANSLAQVALRYTVPGVPDCYQGTELPDYSLVDPDNRRPVDYGLRAQLLAGSTRQGAEKLALIARLLGLRRQHPALFASGDYRPVDVRGPQADHVLAFTRTAGEERLLAVVALRTAEATAGTETPAPARDWWADTVLDGLPEGVETRVGALLCDEPTAILIIP; this is encoded by the coding sequence ATGACTCCGCGCGCCACCTACCGCTTCCAGTTCCACCGCGACTTCACCTTCGCCGATGCCGAGGCGCTGGTTCCCTATCTCGACCGGCTTGGAGTGAGCCACGTCTACGCGTCGCCGATCACGACGGCACGCTCGGGCTCGACCCACGGCTATGACGTGGTCGACCCGACCACGATCAATCCCGAATTGGGCGGCGAGGAGGCGTTTCGCAGCCTGGTGAAGGCGCTGCGTGCGCGCGACATGGGCGTCATCATCGACATCGTGCCCAACCACATGGGCGTCGCCGGCAGCGAGAATGGCTGGTGGATGGACGTGCTCGCCCACGGGCAGGGCAGCGCCTATGCCCGCTTCTTCGACATCGACTGGCTCGAGCCGGTGCTGCTGCCGGTGCTCGGCACGCCGCTGTCGGAAGCACTCGATCAGGGCGCCCTCACGATCGAGGTGGAGGACGGCAAGCGCTTCGTCACCGCCTATGGCGAGCACCGCTTCCCGCTGCGCGACGAAGACCAGGCGGGTAGCGCGACGACTGATCCGCAGGAGATCCGCGCGGTGCTGGAGCGCCAGCATTACCGGCTGGCGTCGTGGCGCACCGCCAACGACGCGCTCAACTGGCGGCGCTTCTTCACGGTGAGCGAACTCGCCGGCCTGCGTATCGAAGACCCCGAGGTGTTCGAGGCCGTCCACGCCCTCCCCTTGCGCCTTTATGCCGAGGGGCTGATCGATGGCGTTCGAGTCGACCATGTCGATGGGCTGACCGATCCCGCCGGCTATTGCCGTACCCTGCGTGCGCGCTTGGATGCCACGCCCCGGCCGGCGGACGCCCCACCGGGCCCCGCCTATCTGGTGATCGAGAAGATCCTGGGCGCGGGCGAGCCCCTGTCCGACGACTGGGGGGTCGATGGGACCAGCGGCTATGACTTCATGGAGGAAGTGGCCGCGCTCCTCCACGCGCCGGAAGGCGAGGCCCCGCTCGACCGGCTTTGGGAGGAGATCAGCGGCCGCCCGGCGGACTTCGAGGCCGAGGAGCTCGAGGCGCGGCGCCACATGCTTGCCTGGGCATTCGAAGGCCAGCTGACGCGGTGCGTCCAGGCGTTCACGGCGCTCGCGGCTTCCACGCCCGAGACCGAGGGCCTCACCCGCGGCATGCTGCGTCGCGCGATCGAGCGCCTGCTCTGGGTGTTCCCCGTCTACCGCACCTACGGCACCGGAGATGCCGCACCCGAGGGCGACGCCGAGATCCGCGAGATCGCGCGCAGCCGGGTCGCCGCCCACGTGCCCCCCGGCGAGGAGGCGGTGGTCGACCGCGTGTTGGAATGGCTCGCCGGCACAGGGCCGGGGGACACCGAACTCGCGGCGGAGGCGGTGCGCCGCTTCCAGCAGCTCTCCGCGCCGATCGCGGCCAAGGCCGTGGAGGACACGGCCTTTTATCGCTTCGGCCGGCTGCTCTCGCGCAACGACGTCGGCTTCGACGCGACCCGCTTTTCCGCCAGCATCGCCGAGTTCCACGCAGACGCGGTCGGCCGCGCCGAGCGCTTCCCGCGCGGCATGCTCGCGACCGCCACCCACGACCACAAACGCGGCGAGGACATGCGCGCCCGCCTCGCGGTGCTGAGCGAGCTGCCCGACACCTGGCGGGAGACGGTGCTGCGCTGGCACGCTCTTGCGGCTCCCCATGCGGATGGCGTCGATCCCGGCGACGTCTACATGCTGTTCCAGACCCTGTTCGGCGCCTGGCCGGACGGGCTGGCGATCGACGATGCCGACGGCCTGGTCGCCTTTGCCGACCGCGTCGTCGCCTGGCAGCAGAAGGCGCTTCGGGAGGCCAAGCTGCGATCCTCGTGGGAGGCTCCCAACGAAGCCTATGAGGGCGCGGCCGAAGGGCTGGTCCGGGCGCTGCTCGATCCGGGCAAGTCGGGCGACTTCCTCGCCGACCTTCAGGCATTCCTCGCCCGGACCGCGGCTCCGGCGCGCGCCAACTCGCTGGCGCAGGTGGCGCTGCGCTATACCGTCCCGGGCGTGCCCGACTGCTACCAGGGCACCGAGCTGCCCGACTATAGCCTGGTCGATCCCGACAATCGTCGCCCCGTGGACTATGGCCTGCGCGCGCAGCTGCTCGCCGGTTCCACTCGGCAGGGTGCGGAGAAGCTTGCGCTGATCGCACGGCTCCTGGGATTGCGGCGCCAGCACCCGGCACTGTTCGCCAGCGGCGATTATCGACCGGTCGACGTTCGGGGTCCCCAGGCCGACCATGTCCTCGCCTTCACGAGGACGGCGGGCGAAGAGAGGCTGCTCGCCGTCGTGGCGCTGCGGACCGCAGAGGCGACCGCCGGCACCGAGACGCCGGCACCCGCTCGCGACTGGTGGGCCGATACCGTCCTGGACGGGCTTCCGGAAGGCGTCGAAACGCGCGTCGGCGCCCTGCTCTGCGACGAACCGACCGCGATCCTTATCATTCCGTAA
- the treZ gene encoding malto-oligosyltrehalose trehalohydrolase: MSSWGATPVAADRTRFRLWAPDRPEVTLEIDGGQAVAMTRDEDGWFSAEAPVGAGARYRFRLDADLAVPDPAARAQAGGVHGWSVVVDPYAYRWTTSDWGGRPWEEAVIEEVHAGVLGGFAGVAERLPALADLGVTAIELMPVNAFGGTRNWGYDGVLPYAPAEAYGSPEELKALVDRAHALGLMVFLDVVYNHFGPDGNYLGAYAKDFFHTDVHTPWGGAVAVDAEPVHRFFVDNARMWLEEYRIDGLRFDAVHAIGNPGFLDAMAAELREAVGPDRHVHLVLENEENDAARLGAGRFDAQWNDDFHNVLHVLLTGESSAYYQDFAEKPAERLARCLAEGFIYQGEGSPNHDGKPRGSKSGHLPPTAFVSFLQNHDQVGNRAMGERLTQLADADKLRAATALLLLGPQIPLLFMGDSEGSAAPFLFFTDFHDELADAVREGRRKEFAKFEAFADPEARARIPDPNARSTFDQSHPEPGPDAAEWRALYRELLALRHTHIVPRLKGTTSLGAEAIGEAAVVARWRMGDGATLTIALNLGDTGVAFPELAQPLFAHGEPGAPASVAVWVEA, translated from the coding sequence GTGAGCAGCTGGGGCGCGACGCCGGTCGCCGCCGACCGGACCCGGTTCCGCCTCTGGGCACCCGACCGGCCGGAGGTGACGCTGGAAATCGACGGGGGTCAGGCCGTCGCCATGACCCGCGACGAGGACGGGTGGTTCTCGGCCGAGGCGCCGGTCGGTGCCGGTGCCCGCTATCGCTTCCGCCTCGACGCGGACTTGGCGGTGCCCGATCCCGCCGCGCGTGCGCAGGCGGGCGGCGTGCACGGCTGGAGCGTGGTGGTCGACCCCTACGCCTATCGCTGGACCACCTCCGACTGGGGCGGCCGGCCGTGGGAAGAGGCCGTCATCGAGGAAGTCCATGCGGGCGTGCTGGGCGGGTTCGCGGGCGTAGCCGAACGACTGCCGGCCCTCGCCGACTTGGGCGTCACCGCGATCGAGCTGATGCCGGTCAACGCATTCGGCGGCACCCGCAACTGGGGCTATGACGGGGTGCTCCCCTATGCCCCGGCCGAGGCCTATGGGTCCCCTGAGGAGCTGAAGGCGCTGGTCGATCGCGCCCATGCGCTGGGGCTGATGGTGTTCCTGGATGTGGTCTACAACCACTTCGGGCCGGACGGGAACTACCTGGGCGCCTATGCAAAGGACTTCTTCCACACCGACGTGCACACCCCCTGGGGCGGCGCCGTCGCGGTCGATGCCGAGCCCGTGCACCGCTTCTTCGTCGACAATGCGCGCATGTGGCTGGAGGAGTATCGCATCGACGGCCTGCGCTTCGACGCAGTGCATGCGATCGGCAACCCCGGCTTCCTCGATGCGATGGCGGCTGAGCTGCGCGAGGCGGTCGGCCCCGATCGCCATGTCCATCTCGTGCTGGAGAATGAAGAGAACGACGCCGCCCGCTTGGGCGCCGGTCGCTTCGATGCGCAGTGGAACGATGACTTCCACAATGTGCTGCACGTCCTGCTGACGGGCGAGAGCAGCGCCTATTACCAGGATTTCGCGGAAAAGCCGGCCGAGCGGCTGGCGCGCTGCCTGGCGGAAGGCTTCATCTACCAGGGTGAGGGCTCACCCAACCACGACGGCAAGCCGCGCGGGAGCAAGAGCGGCCACCTGCCGCCGACGGCATTCGTGTCGTTCCTCCAGAACCACGACCAGGTCGGCAACCGCGCGATGGGCGAGCGGCTGACGCAGCTTGCCGACGCCGACAAGCTGCGCGCCGCGACCGCCCTGCTGCTGCTGGGCCCGCAGATCCCGCTGCTGTTCATGGGCGACAGCGAGGGTAGCGCAGCGCCGTTCCTGTTCTTCACCGACTTCCACGACGAGCTCGCCGATGCCGTGCGCGAGGGCCGGCGCAAGGAATTCGCGAAGTTCGAGGCGTTCGCCGATCCGGAAGCGCGCGCGCGCATCCCCGATCCCAACGCGCGCAGCACGTTCGACCAGTCGCACCCGGAGCCCGGCCCGGACGCCGCCGAGTGGCGCGCGCTCTACCGCGAACTGCTGGCACTGCGCCACACTCACATCGTCCCGCGGCTGAAGGGCACGACCAGCCTGGGTGCCGAAGCGATCGGCGAGGCGGCGGTGGTCGCCCGTTGGCGAATGGGCGACGGTGCGACGCTGACCATCGCGCTCAACCTGGGCGACACGGGGGTTGCCTTCCCCGAGCTGGCACAGCCGCTGTTCGCACACGGCGAGCCCGGCGCGCCCGCAAGCGTCGCCGTCTGGGTGGAGGCATGA
- the malQ gene encoding 4-alpha-glucanotransferase produces MSPLHSLATEAGLLIDWEDAAGDPQRVSDDALVAVLAALGLPASSPAAITESRKHLAEDQTASCSFVSADVGKPVVLPTGCLREGAAEVLSEGGDRRLVTLAKDRSGLSLPAIDVPGYYQLVQGDRTIRLAIAPRRCFGVADAAGGKRLWGTAVQIAGLRDPHRAFGDFGTLAEAARAFAGKGADALAISPVHALFPADASRYSPYAPSSRLFLNILYGDPALAGANVEEPASAELIDWSAAIPARLRQLRAAFAARSDAVRAEVADYARKGGDELLRHARFDALHAHFFQESGATGWQGWPDAFHDPAGDAVARFAAEHAEEVDFYLFCQWLAKRSLDAAQRAATDGGMALGLIADLAVGMDGGGSHAWSRRDDLLTGLSLGAPPDLLGPEGQSWGITGFSPRALQRTGFEPYIATLRAALDHAGGIRIDHALGLRRLWVVPEGASPRDGAYLTMPLDDMLRVLAIESHRARAVVIGEDLGTVPEGFRPKMDERGMLGMRVLPFERDEDGFIPADLWSKEAAAMTGTHDLATVAGWWVERDIDWNWRLGRTRPDAVEADERATRAEERTLLWQAFTDAGVTEAAEPSADDPAPAVEAALAFVAGTPCELAILPIEDLIGAEEQPNLPGTINEHPNWRRRMPAPTPELLDRPDVARRVARINAMRNG; encoded by the coding sequence ATGAGCCCGCTCCACAGCCTCGCGACCGAAGCGGGGCTGCTGATCGACTGGGAGGACGCCGCCGGCGACCCGCAGCGGGTGTCGGACGACGCGCTCGTCGCCGTGCTCGCGGCGCTCGGGCTGCCCGCGAGCAGCCCCGCCGCGATCACCGAAAGCCGCAAGCACCTGGCCGAGGACCAGACGGCGTCGTGCAGCTTCGTTTCGGCCGATGTCGGCAAGCCGGTGGTGTTGCCTACCGGTTGCCTGCGGGAGGGAGCGGCCGAGGTGCTGTCCGAGGGGGGCGATCGACGTCTCGTTACCCTGGCCAAGGACCGCTCCGGCCTAAGCCTGCCGGCAATCGACGTGCCGGGCTACTACCAGCTGGTGCAGGGCGACCGCACGATCCGTCTGGCGATCGCCCCGCGCCGCTGCTTCGGCGTGGCTGATGCGGCCGGCGGCAAGCGCCTGTGGGGAACTGCCGTGCAGATCGCGGGCCTGCGCGATCCGCACCGTGCCTTTGGCGACTTCGGCACGCTGGCCGAAGCCGCGCGCGCCTTTGCCGGCAAGGGTGCCGACGCGCTGGCGATCAGCCCCGTCCATGCGCTGTTCCCCGCGGACGCCAGCCGCTATAGCCCCTATGCGCCATCGAGCCGGCTGTTCCTCAACATCCTCTACGGTGATCCCGCGCTGGCAGGCGCGAACGTCGAAGAGCCTGCCTCCGCCGAGCTGATCGACTGGAGCGCCGCGATTCCTGCTCGGCTGCGCCAGTTGCGTGCCGCCTTTGCCGCCCGCAGCGACGCGGTGCGCGCCGAGGTAGCCGACTATGCGCGCAAGGGCGGGGACGAACTGCTGCGCCATGCCCGCTTCGACGCGCTGCACGCACACTTCTTCCAGGAGAGCGGCGCGACGGGCTGGCAGGGTTGGCCGGATGCCTTCCACGATCCTGCCGGAGACGCCGTCGCGCGCTTTGCGGCCGAGCATGCGGAGGAGGTCGACTTTTACCTCTTCTGCCAGTGGCTGGCCAAGCGCAGCCTGGACGCCGCCCAGCGCGCCGCGACCGATGGCGGCATGGCGCTGGGGCTGATCGCCGACCTGGCGGTGGGAATGGACGGCGGCGGCAGCCATGCCTGGAGTCGCCGCGACGACCTGCTCACCGGCCTGTCGCTCGGCGCCCCGCCCGACCTGCTGGGGCCGGAGGGGCAGAGCTGGGGCATCACCGGCTTTTCGCCGCGCGCGCTCCAGCGCACCGGCTTCGAGCCGTACATCGCGACGCTGCGCGCGGCGCTCGACCATGCCGGCGGCATCCGCATCGACCATGCGCTTGGCCTGCGCCGCCTGTGGGTGGTGCCCGAGGGCGCGTCGCCACGCGACGGCGCCTATCTGACCATGCCCCTCGACGACATGCTGCGCGTGCTCGCGATCGAATCGCACCGCGCCCGCGCTGTGGTGATCGGCGAGGACCTGGGCACGGTGCCCGAGGGATTCCGCCCCAAGATGGACGAGCGCGGCATGCTGGGCATGCGCGTGCTGCCCTTCGAACGCGACGAGGACGGGTTCATCCCCGCCGACCTCTGGTCGAAGGAGGCCGCCGCGATGACCGGCACCCATGACCTGGCGACCGTTGCCGGCTGGTGGGTCGAGCGCGACATCGACTGGAATTGGCGGCTCGGCCGCACCCGGCCCGACGCCGTCGAGGCGGATGAGCGCGCCACCCGCGCCGAGGAGCGCACGCTGCTGTGGCAGGCGTTCACCGATGCCGGCGTGACCGAAGCGGCCGAGCCGTCTGCCGACGATCCGGCGCCTGCGGTCGAAGCCGCCCTCGCGTTCGTCGCCGGTACGCCGTGCGAACTCGCGATCCTGCCGATCGAGGACCTGATCGGTGCCGAGGAACAGCCGAACCTGCCCGGCACGATCAACGAACACCCCAATTGGCGGCGGCGCATGCCGGCGCCCACCCCCGAGCTGCTCGACCGGCCCGACGTCGCCCGGCGCGTCGCCCGCATCAACGCCATGAGGAACGGATGA
- a CDS encoding glycogen/starch/alpha-glucan phosphorylase, producing the protein MTQSPLAAQIVDTLKHRIGKDERAAHPHDWLAATILTLRNDIIDRWMESTRAAHAAGAKRVYYLSLEFLIGRLLRDALANLGRDSEVRDALEELGIDLAEIEAIEPDAALGNGGLGRLAACFMESLASLDLPAYGYGIRYVNGMFRQRIDDGWQVELPETWLAHGNPWEFERRESAYLVGFGGEVVSRDNGRVHWKPAEGLEAMAVDTPVVGWRGRRVNTLRLWTTRAFDPIRLDRFNAGDHQGALAGQVAAETLVRVLYPADSTPAGQELRLRQEYFFSSASIQDIVRRHMQYFGDITTLPEKAAIQLNDTHPAVAVAELMRLLIDHHDVAFDEAWDIARATFGYTNHTLLPEALESWPLPLFERLLPRHMQLVYAINARLLKEARETPGIDDRAIAAISLIDEGGERRVRMANLAFAGAHSINGVAALHTELMKKTVFADLHCLYPERINNKTNGITPRRWLHECNPGLTALIADGIGPAFKDDAAKLSRLAPLADDPSFRERFAAVKRANKVALADYIRAEMGLSLDPDALFDVQVKRIHEYKRQLLNLIETVALYDQIRSHPEREWVPRVKLFAGKAAPSYWNAKLIIKLANDIARRINGDPAVQGLLKVAFLPNYNVSLAERIMPAADLSEQISTAGMEASGTGNMKLALNGALTIGTLDGANIEIKERVGDENIVIFGLTAEQVAERGRNYHPREMIERCPALAQALSAIASGVFSPDDPSRYAGLVGELYDHDRFFLAADFESYAAAQREVDRRWRDPAGWGAAAIRNVAGMGWFSSDRTIREYARDIWHVA; encoded by the coding sequence ATGACCCAGTCCCCGCTTGCCGCGCAGATCGTCGACACCCTCAAGCACCGCATCGGCAAGGACGAGCGGGCGGCGCACCCGCACGACTGGCTCGCCGCGACGATCCTGACGCTGCGCAACGACATCATCGACCGGTGGATGGAGTCCACGCGCGCCGCCCATGCCGCCGGGGCCAAGCGGGTCTACTATCTCAGCCTGGAGTTCCTGATCGGCCGGCTGCTGCGCGACGCACTGGCCAACCTCGGCCGGGACTCCGAGGTGCGCGATGCGCTGGAGGAGCTCGGGATCGACCTTGCCGAGATCGAGGCGATCGAGCCCGATGCGGCGCTGGGCAACGGCGGTCTGGGGCGGCTGGCGGCGTGCTTCATGGAGAGCCTGGCGAGCCTGGACCTGCCCGCCTATGGCTATGGCATCCGCTATGTGAACGGCATGTTCCGCCAGCGCATCGATGACGGCTGGCAGGTCGAGCTGCCCGAAACCTGGCTCGCGCACGGCAATCCCTGGGAGTTCGAGCGGCGCGAAAGCGCCTATCTGGTCGGTTTCGGCGGCGAGGTCGTCAGCCGGGACAACGGGCGCGTCCACTGGAAGCCGGCCGAGGGGCTGGAGGCGATGGCGGTGGACACCCCCGTGGTCGGCTGGCGCGGACGGCGGGTCAACACGCTCAGGCTGTGGACCACGCGCGCCTTCGACCCGATCCGGCTGGACCGCTTCAACGCCGGCGACCACCAGGGTGCGCTTGCCGGCCAGGTCGCGGCCGAAACGCTGGTGCGCGTGCTCTATCCGGCGGATTCGACCCCGGCGGGCCAGGAGTTGCGGCTGCGGCAGGAGTATTTCTTCTCCTCCGCGTCCATCCAGGACATCGTGCGCCGGCACATGCAGTATTTCGGCGACATCACGACGTTGCCGGAAAAGGCGGCGATCCAGCTCAACGACACGCACCCGGCGGTTGCGGTGGCGGAGTTGATGCGGCTGCTGATCGACCATCACGACGTGGCCTTCGACGAAGCCTGGGACATCGCACGCGCGACGTTCGGCTACACCAACCACACCTTGTTGCCGGAGGCGCTGGAAAGCTGGCCGCTGCCGCTGTTCGAGCGGCTGCTGCCGCGGCACATGCAGCTCGTCTACGCGATCAACGCCCGGCTGCTGAAGGAAGCGCGCGAGACGCCGGGGATCGACGACCGCGCGATCGCCGCGATCAGCCTGATCGACGAGGGCGGTGAGCGGCGCGTGCGCATGGCCAACCTGGCCTTTGCCGGCGCACACAGCATCAACGGCGTGGCGGCGCTGCACACCGAGCTCATGAAGAAGACCGTGTTCGCGGACCTTCATTGTCTCTATCCGGAGCGGATCAACAACAAGACCAACGGCATCACGCCGCGGCGTTGGCTGCACGAATGCAATCCGGGGCTGACGGCGCTGATCGCCGACGGGATCGGCCCGGCGTTCAAGGACGATGCCGCCAAGCTTTCCCGCCTCGCCCCGCTCGCGGACGATCCCAGCTTCCGCGAGCGTTTCGCCGCGGTGAAGCGGGCCAACAAGGTCGCTCTCGCCGACTATATTCGAGCTGAGATGGGCCTGTCCCTAGACCCGGACGCCCTGTTCGACGTCCAGGTGAAGCGCATCCACGAATACAAGCGCCAGCTGCTCAACCTCATCGAGACGGTGGCGCTCTACGACCAGATCCGCAGCCATCCGGAGCGCGAGTGGGTCCCCCGGGTCAAACTGTTCGCAGGCAAGGCGGCGCCGAGCTACTGGAACGCCAAGCTGATCATCAAGCTCGCCAACGACATCGCGCGGCGGATCAACGGCGATCCGGCGGTACAGGGCCTGCTGAAGGTCGCGTTCCTGCCCAACTACAATGTGTCGCTGGCGGAGCGGATCATGCCGGCCGCGGATCTTTCCGAGCAGATCTCGACCGCCGGCATGGAAGCCTCGGGCACCGGCAACATGAAGCTCGCGCTGAACGGCGCCCTCACCATCGGCACCCTCGATGGCGCCAACATTGAGATCAAGGAGCGCGTCGGCGACGAGAATATCGTCATCTTCGGGCTCACCGCCGAACAGGTCGCCGAACGGGGCCGCAACTATCATCCGCGCGAGATGATCGAGCGCTGCCCGGCACTTGCCCAGGCACTGTCGGCGATCGCCTCCGGCGTCTTCTCCCCGGACGATCCTAGCCGCTACGCGGGGCTAGTCGGCGAGCTGTACGACCATGACCGCTTCTTCCTGGCGGCGGATTTCGAGAGCTATGCCGCCGCCCAGCGCGAGGTCGACCGGCGCTGGCGTGATCCCGCCGGCTGGGGTGCCGCGGCGATCCGCAACGTGGCCGGCATGGGCTGGTTCTCGTCGGACCGGACCATCCGCGAATATGCGCGCGACATCTGGCACGTCGCCTGA